One window of Pseudomonas urmiensis genomic DNA carries:
- a CDS encoding phage tail protein has product MTYLQQLQAGLYALVKAGEAGRQRADAMLDPLNQAIDHVQSAASDLEGLPVVGPAIGLRLQRTLRAISAAQARVDKAIGKYDQTLGVVRQVRERIDTFAEHAGKAGAAIRRVVGEVRTTVSDALSTLGFAPDTTPAAQAIKPFPHLLVLQPLKPGAAPYYFNLDTAAFDQLRRQTRFRWAGQERLSRDNAQQAVSRGEETISIRGAIFPGFKGGLGQLQTLRGIGRQLLPLSLITGYGEVLGTWCLTSIEEDQASLLAGGIPRKQGFSLEFVSYGQDLHDV; this is encoded by the coding sequence ATGACTTACCTGCAACAGCTACAAGCCGGGCTATATGCCTTGGTCAAGGCGGGGGAGGCTGGGCGCCAGCGTGCCGATGCCATGCTTGACCCGCTCAACCAGGCCATCGACCACGTGCAGAGTGCGGCCTCAGATCTTGAAGGCCTGCCGGTAGTCGGGCCGGCTATTGGACTGCGGCTGCAGCGCACCTTGCGTGCGATCTCCGCAGCCCAGGCCAGGGTCGACAAGGCGATTGGCAAATACGACCAAACGCTGGGCGTAGTACGCCAGGTGCGTGAGCGCATCGATACCTTTGCCGAACATGCGGGCAAGGCGGGAGCGGCGATTCGTCGGGTGGTGGGCGAGGTACGTACGACGGTCAGTGACGCGCTGTCGACCTTGGGCTTTGCGCCTGACACCACACCCGCAGCGCAGGCGATCAAACCGTTTCCCCACCTGCTGGTGCTGCAACCACTCAAGCCTGGCGCTGCACCGTACTACTTCAACCTCGATACCGCCGCGTTCGATCAACTACGCCGGCAGACGCGTTTTCGCTGGGCCGGCCAGGAGCGCCTGAGCCGCGACAACGCGCAGCAGGCGGTCAGCCGCGGCGAGGAGACCATCAGCATTCGTGGTGCGATCTTCCCTGGTTTCAAAGGTGGCCTGGGCCAGCTGCAGACCTTGCGCGGTATTGGCCGCCAGTTGCTGCCGCTGTCGTTGATCACCGGCTACGGCGAGGTGCTTGGCACCTGGTGCTTGACCAGTATCGAGGAAGACCAGGCCAGCTTGCTGGCCGGCGGTATTCCACGCAAACAAGGATTCTCACTGGAGTTCGTCAGCTATGGCCAAGACCTGCATGACGTCTGA
- a CDS encoding tail protein X produces the protein MAKTCMTSEGDLLDSLCHHYYGHLNGTLEAVLAANQGLADEAQPFRAGVLILLPALAAQTSGTLLLWD, from the coding sequence ATGGCCAAGACCTGCATGACGTCTGAGGGCGATCTGCTCGATAGCCTCTGCCACCACTACTACGGCCATCTCAATGGCACGCTGGAGGCCGTGCTGGCCGCCAATCAGGGCCTGGCGGACGAGGCCCAACCGTTTCGCGCCGGTGTGCTCATCCTGCTGCCAGCCTTGGCGGCGCAAACCAGCGGCACGCTGCTGCTGTGGGATTGA
- a CDS encoding phage late control D family protein, translated as MQPIFRIVADGHDITALINDRLLLLRTTDKPGMESDDFELRIDARDGAVALPARGASIEVQLGYAGQPLTRLGRYTVDEVELSGPPDSLVIRGKASDLCGSGKTIRSGSWEFVSVQQIVAQIAARNGWQAVCPVLSHVDRVDQYSESDLNFITRLARLYDCTAKLANGQLLVLPRQAGQSASGKPLGVVTLERSAVSQWQFRLDNKHAHKAVRTRHQDSASGALQVVELNNSEVPPGDQPVHTDRHVYPNRNAAEQAAKARLASFNRATASVRLDMPGRTDLFAERSIEATGFIAGLDGLYLIESVEQVFTSSGWRTTVQCNGGKAGKAQAKGAASRRTASVKA; from the coding sequence ATGCAACCGATCTTTCGCATCGTCGCCGATGGTCACGACATCACCGCACTGATCAACGACCGCCTGCTCCTGCTGCGCACCACGGATAAACCGGGCATGGAATCGGACGACTTCGAGTTGCGCATCGATGCCCGTGATGGCGCCGTGGCCCTGCCTGCGCGGGGTGCCTCGATCGAGGTGCAGTTGGGGTACGCGGGACAGCCACTGACTCGCCTGGGCCGCTACACGGTCGACGAGGTAGAACTGTCCGGCCCGCCCGACAGCCTGGTGATCCGTGGCAAGGCCAGTGACCTGTGCGGCAGCGGCAAGACCATTCGCAGCGGCAGCTGGGAGTTCGTCTCAGTGCAACAGATCGTCGCCCAGATCGCCGCGCGCAACGGCTGGCAGGCGGTGTGTCCGGTGCTCAGCCACGTCGACCGGGTCGATCAATACAGCGAGTCGGATCTCAATTTCATCACCCGCCTGGCACGGCTGTACGACTGCACCGCCAAGCTTGCCAACGGCCAACTGCTGGTGCTTCCCCGCCAAGCCGGGCAGAGCGCCAGTGGCAAGCCACTGGGGGTGGTTACCCTTGAGCGCAGCGCGGTCAGCCAGTGGCAGTTCAGGCTGGATAACAAGCACGCCCACAAAGCGGTGCGCACCCGTCACCAGGACAGTGCCAGCGGCGCCCTGCAAGTGGTCGAGCTGAACAACAGCGAGGTGCCGCCGGGTGATCAGCCGGTGCACACCGATCGCCATGTCTACCCCAACCGCAACGCTGCCGAGCAGGCCGCCAAGGCACGCCTGGCCAGCTTCAATCGCGCCACTGCCAGCGTGCGCCTGGACATGCCCGGGCGCACCGACTTGTTTGCCGAGCGCAGCATCGAGGCCACGGGCTTTATCGCCGGGCTAGATGGCCTGTACCTGATCGAGTCGGTGGAGCAGGTGTTCACCAGCTCAGGCTGGCGCACCACGGTGCAGTGCAATGGTGGCAAGGCGGGCAAGGCGCAGGCCAAGGGTGCGGCGTCGCGGCGGACCGCCTCGGTCAAGGCTTAG
- a CDS encoding glycoside hydrolase family 19 protein, with amino-acid sequence MLTESQLKQIYPLVGQRAGAFLAPLNEAMARWEINHPKRIAAFLAQVGHESGQLRYVKELGSDRYLARYDTGSLALRLGNTPQADGDGQLYCGRGLIQVTGRNNYQACSRALFGDERLLAQPQMLEQPRWACESAAWFWHSRGLNALADRGEFNRITRHINGGLNGLDDRLKLWARAREVLC; translated from the coding sequence ATGCTCACGGAGAGCCAACTCAAACAGATTTATCCTCTCGTCGGCCAACGAGCCGGCGCGTTTCTCGCACCACTCAACGAGGCCATGGCCCGTTGGGAGATCAATCATCCCAAGCGAATTGCCGCGTTTCTCGCCCAGGTTGGCCATGAGTCCGGCCAGCTGCGTTACGTAAAAGAGCTGGGGAGCGATCGCTATCTGGCACGCTATGACACCGGCAGCCTGGCCCTGCGCCTGGGCAATACGCCCCAGGCCGATGGCGATGGCCAGCTGTATTGCGGCCGTGGCCTGATCCAGGTCACCGGGCGCAACAATTACCAAGCCTGCAGCCGAGCCCTGTTCGGCGACGAGCGCTTGCTGGCACAACCGCAGATGCTCGAGCAGCCACGCTGGGCCTGTGAGTCGGCGGCCTGGTTCTGGCATTCACGCGGGCTCAATGCGCTGGCCGATCGCGGTGAGTTCAACCGCATTACCCGCCACATCAACGGCGGCCTCAATGGCCTGGATGACCGCCTCAAGCTGTGGGCGCGTGCCCGCGAGGTGCTGTGTTGA
- a CDS encoding lysis protein, translating to MLNRVQFGLYALLVVFCVALAWQVQAWRYGGQLAQQAQRNEQQLREQALLINRQLLAERDQRLGLEQRLHDSESRHFQELADVQQTQVRLRDRLATADLRLSVLVERDAACAGVPATAAPGGMDHGPVRARLDPAHARRIIAISDDGDRGLIALRACQDYIRGLQH from the coding sequence GTGTTGAACCGTGTGCAGTTCGGGCTGTACGCGCTGCTGGTTGTGTTCTGTGTGGCGCTGGCCTGGCAAGTCCAGGCCTGGCGTTATGGCGGGCAACTGGCGCAGCAGGCCCAGCGGAATGAGCAGCAGCTGCGCGAGCAGGCGCTGCTGATCAATCGCCAGTTGCTGGCCGAGCGTGACCAGCGCCTGGGGCTTGAACAACGCCTGCATGACAGTGAATCGAGACATTTCCAGGAGCTTGCCGATGTACAGCAGACTCAAGTACGCCTGCGTGATCGCCTTGCTACTGCCGATCTGCGCTTGTCGGTCCTGGTCGAGCGCGACGCCGCCTGTGCCGGCGTGCCTGCCACCGCCGCCCCCGGCGGCATGGATCATGGCCCCGTACGCGCCCGACTTGACCCGGCGCATGCTCGAAGAATTATCGCCATCAGCGACGACGGTGATCGCGGACTGATCGCCCTGCGCGCCTGTCAGGACTACATTCGGGGCTTGCAGCACTGA
- a CDS encoding CinA family protein, whose amino-acid sequence MDPITVLSARLGEHMRRLNAQVSTAESCTGGGIAEAITRVSGSSAWFEAGYVTYSNRQKTRQLGVPEVLFGQVGAVSQEVVEAMVRGAQAASGARFAVAVSGVAGPDGGSPAKPVGTVWLAWADGSRVCSERRHFDGDREAVRRQTVIAALDGLLQLGAE is encoded by the coding sequence ATGGACCCGATCACTGTTCTTTCCGCCCGTCTTGGCGAGCACATGCGCCGCCTCAATGCCCAGGTGAGCACGGCTGAGTCGTGCACGGGCGGTGGCATCGCCGAGGCCATCACGCGTGTCTCCGGCAGTTCGGCCTGGTTCGAAGCAGGTTATGTGACCTATTCCAATCGACAGAAAACCCGCCAGCTGGGCGTGCCCGAGGTGTTGTTCGGCCAGGTTGGGGCGGTCAGCCAGGAAGTGGTCGAGGCCATGGTGCGTGGCGCCCAGGCCGCCAGCGGGGCACGCTTTGCCGTGGCGGTCAGCGGCGTGGCCGGGCCCGACGGCGGCTCACCGGCCAAACCGGTAGGCACCGTATGGCTGGCCTGGGCCGACGGCAGCCGTGTATGCAGCGAGCGCCGCCACTTCGACGGCGACCGCGAAGCGGTGCGCCGACAAACGGTGATCGCCGCGTTAGACGGCTTGTTACAGCTTGGTGCCGAGTAA
- the recA gene encoding recombinase RecA, giving the protein MDDNKKRALAAALGQIERQFGKGAVMRMGDQERTGIPAISTGSLGLDIALGIGGLPKGRIVEIYGPESSGKTTLTLSVIAEAQKNGATCAFVDAEHALDPEYAGKLGVNVDDLLVSQPDTGEQALEITDMLVRSNAVDVIIVDSVAALVPKAEIEGEMGDMHVGLQARLMSQALRKITGNIKNANCLVIFINQIRMKIGVMFGSPETTTGGNALKFYASVRLDIRRTGAVKEGDEVVGSETRVKIVKNKVSPPFRQAEFQILYGKGIYRNGEIIDLGVAHGFVEKSGAWYSYQGNKIGQGKANAAKYLQENPAIGAELEKQIRDKLLNVGAVAAAGKAAAADAGADDLADAEAGY; this is encoded by the coding sequence ATGGACGACAACAAGAAGCGCGCCTTGGCTGCGGCCCTGGGTCAGATCGAACGCCAATTCGGCAAAGGCGCAGTCATGCGCATGGGCGATCAGGAACGTACCGGTATCCCGGCTATCTCCACTGGCTCGCTGGGGTTGGACATCGCCCTGGGCATTGGTGGTCTGCCAAAAGGCCGTATCGTCGAGATCTACGGCCCGGAGTCTTCCGGTAAAACCACGCTGACTCTGTCGGTCATCGCCGAAGCCCAGAAAAATGGCGCTACCTGTGCCTTCGTCGACGCCGAGCATGCCCTCGATCCTGAATACGCCGGCAAGCTGGGCGTCAATGTCGACGACCTGCTGGTCTCGCAGCCGGACACCGGCGAGCAAGCCCTGGAAATCACCGACATGCTGGTGCGCTCCAACGCGGTTGACGTGATCATCGTCGACTCCGTGGCTGCCCTGGTACCCAAGGCCGAGATCGAAGGCGAAATGGGTGACATGCACGTGGGCCTGCAGGCCCGTCTGATGTCCCAGGCGCTGCGTAAAATCACCGGTAACATCAAGAACGCCAACTGCCTGGTCATCTTCATCAACCAGATCCGTATGAAGATCGGCGTGATGTTCGGCAGCCCGGAAACCACCACCGGTGGTAACGCCCTGAAGTTCTACGCCTCGGTGCGCCTGGACATCCGCCGTACCGGCGCCGTCAAGGAAGGCGACGAAGTGGTGGGTAGCGAAACCCGCGTGAAGATCGTCAAGAACAAGGTCTCGCCGCCATTCCGCCAAGCTGAGTTCCAGATCCTCTACGGCAAGGGCATCTACCGCAACGGCGAGATTATCGACCTGGGTGTTGCTCACGGCTTCGTGGAGAAATCCGGCGCCTGGTACAGCTACCAAGGCAACAAGATTGGCCAAGGCAAGGCGAACGCGGCCAAGTACCTGCAAGAGAACCCGGCCATCGGTGCCGAACTCGAGAAGCAGATCCGCGACAAGCTGCTCAACGTCGGTGCCGTTGCCGCTGCAGGCAAGGCTGCTGCCGCTGATGCCGGTGCGGATGACCTGGCTGACGCCGAAGCGGGTTATTGA
- the recX gene encoding recombination regulator RecX — MSVVLDTPVAVRRTAMDLLARREHGRVELTRKLRQRGASDELIEPALDRLAEEGLLSEARYLESFISYRSNAGYGPARIREELGQRGLDRGDVEQALRESGVDWAARLQDVWQRKFAGQRPVDPRSRAQQTRFLAYRGFSMEMIGRLLSGRDLDDY; from the coding sequence ATGTCCGTCGTACTCGACACCCCCGTCGCCGTCCGACGGACAGCCATGGACCTGCTCGCACGTCGCGAGCATGGTCGGGTCGAACTGACGCGCAAACTGCGTCAGCGCGGCGCTTCGGATGAGTTGATCGAGCCCGCGCTCGATCGGCTCGCCGAAGAAGGGCTGCTCAGTGAAGCCCGTTATCTCGAGAGTTTCATTTCCTATCGCTCCAACGCCGGTTATGGCCCCGCACGTATTCGTGAGGAGCTTGGCCAGCGTGGTCTGGATCGAGGCGATGTTGAACAGGCCCTGCGCGAAAGCGGAGTGGACTGGGCGGCCCGCTTGCAGGATGTCTGGCAGCGCAAGTTTGCCGGGCAGCGTCCCGTCGATCCGCGCAGTCGTGCCCAGCAGACACGCTTTCTCGCCTACCGTGGGTTTTCCATGGAGATGATCGGCCGCCTGTTGAGCGGCCGAGATTTGGATGACTACTAG
- a CDS encoding LOG family protein, protein MPYQPNELLFKHFRDNGIDLSKIDEQLQLVAPTSANLPLYRDMMLTILRMAHDDSNRWNAKITLQALRELDHSFRILERYRGRRKVTVFGSARTPIEHPMYALARELGATLARSDLMVITGAGGGIMAAAHEGAGSEHSLGFNITLPFEQHANPTVDGTDKLLPFHFFFIRKLFFVKEADGLVLCPGGFGTLDEALEVLTLIQTGKSPLVPVVLLDSPGGSFWQDCLNFISRQLEENRYILPTDLKLVRLVHSADEAVEEINQFYSNYHSSRWLKNQFVVRMHHPLSEAALYDIQEGFADLRLSGKYHQQPDTNVEHEVGNYSHLTRLTFAFNGRDQGRLRELVDFINLPENWAKPQPMHTTQRAREALKVSQAAN, encoded by the coding sequence ATGCCTTACCAACCCAATGAGCTTCTGTTCAAACACTTCAGGGACAACGGGATCGACCTGAGCAAGATCGACGAGCAACTGCAACTGGTTGCACCTACCAGCGCCAACCTGCCGCTGTACCGCGACATGATGCTGACCATCCTGCGCATGGCCCATGACGACAGCAATCGCTGGAACGCCAAGATCACCCTGCAGGCCCTGCGCGAGCTGGATCATTCTTTCCGCATCCTCGAACGCTACCGCGGGCGGCGCAAAGTCACCGTGTTCGGCTCTGCCCGTACCCCTATTGAACATCCGATGTACGCCTTGGCACGCGAGCTGGGGGCAACCTTGGCCCGTTCGGATTTGATGGTGATTACCGGTGCCGGCGGCGGCATCATGGCTGCCGCCCACGAGGGGGCTGGCAGTGAGCACAGCCTGGGGTTCAACATCACCCTGCCCTTCGAGCAGCACGCCAACCCGACGGTGGATGGCACCGACAAGCTGCTGCCGTTCCACTTCTTCTTTATCCGCAAGTTGTTCTTCGTCAAAGAGGCCGATGGCTTGGTACTGTGTCCGGGCGGCTTCGGTACGCTCGATGAGGCGCTGGAAGTGCTGACCCTGATCCAGACCGGCAAGAGCCCGCTGGTGCCAGTGGTATTGCTCGATTCCCCAGGTGGCAGCTTCTGGCAAGACTGTCTGAACTTCATCAGCCGACAACTGGAGGAGAACCGCTACATCCTTCCCACCGACCTCAAGCTGGTGCGCCTGGTGCACAGTGCCGATGAGGCAGTGGAAGAGATCAACCAGTTCTACAGCAACTATCACTCAAGCCGCTGGCTGAAAAATCAGTTCGTGGTCCGCATGCACCATCCGCTCAGCGAAGCGGCGCTGTACGACATTCAGGAGGGATTCGCTGACCTGCGCCTGAGTGGCAAATACCACCAACAGCCAGATACCAACGTGGAACATGAGGTGGGCAACTACAGCCATTTGACTCGGCTCACGTTCGCCTTCAACGGCCGTGATCAAGGTCGCCTACGGGAGCTGGTGGACTTCATCAACCTGCCAGAGAACTGGGCCAAACCGCAGCCGATGCATACCACCCAGAGGGCGCGGGAAGCGCTTAAAGTCAGCCAAGCAGCAAACTAG
- a CDS encoding quorum-sensing-regulated virulence factor family protein, with protein MLRLIVPTLSLLLTLPLAAQAASKQDYELNQLLQKVAKESSVGTPRAINEDILDQGYTVEGKALVNHLSVRQEHAERMQSNPQQVRSQLGDSVCRNNGYRNLLSKGAVLVYRFTVYKSNSPVMDQAFDAASCAAGSKKSK; from the coding sequence ATGCTGCGTCTTATCGTCCCGACCCTGAGCCTTCTGCTCACCCTGCCCCTGGCGGCCCAGGCGGCTTCCAAGCAGGACTACGAGCTGAACCAGTTGCTGCAGAAGGTCGCCAAGGAAAGCAGCGTTGGCACCCCGCGTGCGATCAACGAAGACATCCTCGATCAGGGCTACACCGTTGAAGGCAAGGCGCTAGTCAATCACCTGAGCGTGCGTCAGGAACATGCCGAACGCATGCAGTCCAACCCGCAACAGGTGCGCAGCCAGCTCGGCGACAGCGTGTGCAGGAACAACGGCTATCGCAACCTGCTGTCCAAAGGCGCAGTGCTGGTCTATCGCTTTACCGTGTACAAGAGCAACAGCCCGGTCATGGATCAAGCGTTCGATGCCGCCAGCTGCGCGGCTGGCAGCAAAAAGAGCAAGTGA
- a CDS encoding tRNA-uridine aminocarboxypropyltransferase — MSHAVARLRAERLARSIKPFVARGSRAVRCNDCRVIASHCLCALKPKVNANAGVCLLMHDTEPLKPTNTGWLIADLVEDTSAFGWQRTAVDPGLLALLDQPQWQPYIVFPGEFVAQERVVSEVSLAPGKRPLFILLDATWTEARKMFRKSPYLDRFPVLSLEAEQMSRYRLRRSKRDDHFCTAEVAAMCLDLAGDGQASQALDAYLDVFSLHYLSAKRHLPLDMQDDPHQRLHTFL, encoded by the coding sequence ATGAGTCACGCGGTCGCGCGCCTGCGCGCCGAGCGTCTGGCGCGCAGCATCAAACCCTTCGTTGCGCGTGGTTCGCGAGCGGTACGCTGCAACGATTGCCGAGTGATCGCCAGCCATTGCCTGTGCGCCTTGAAGCCCAAGGTCAATGCCAATGCTGGCGTATGCCTGCTGATGCATGACACCGAGCCACTGAAGCCGACTAACACCGGTTGGTTGATTGCCGACCTGGTCGAAGACACCTCGGCCTTTGGCTGGCAGCGCACGGCGGTCGACCCAGGCTTGCTGGCGCTGCTCGATCAGCCGCAGTGGCAGCCCTACATCGTCTTCCCTGGCGAGTTCGTCGCCCAGGAGCGCGTGGTCAGTGAAGTCAGCTTGGCGCCGGGCAAACGGCCGCTGTTCATCTTGCTCGACGCGACCTGGACCGAGGCGCGCAAGATGTTTCGCAAAAGTCCCTACCTGGATCGCTTCCCGGTGCTTAGCCTTGAGGCCGAGCAGATGTCGCGCTACCGCCTGCGCCGCTCCAAGCGCGATGACCACTTCTGCACCGCGGAAGTGGCGGCGATGTGCCTGGATCTGGCAGGTGATGGCCAGGCCTCGCAAGCCCTGGATGCCTACCTGGATGTGTTCAGCCTGCATTACTTGAGTGCCAAGCGCCATTTGCCGCTGGACATGCAGGATGACCCTCATCAACGTTTGCATACCTTCCTATAG
- the erdR gene encoding response regulator transcription factor ErdR yields the protein MATYEILIADDHPLFRSALRQAVTLGLGPDVRLVEVASIAELETRLTEKSDWDLVLLDLNMPGAYGFSGLVLLRGQYPQIPVVMVSAQEEAAVVVKSREFGASGFIPKSSPLEVIQDAVQKVLDGEVWWPPQAFDKVDVSAEAKAASEGLASLTPQQFRVLTMVCEGLLNKQIAYELSVSEATIKAHVTAIFRKLGVRTRTQAALLLQQLESVASS from the coding sequence ATGGCCACTTACGAAATCCTGATTGCCGATGACCACCCGCTGTTTCGCAGCGCCCTGCGCCAAGCCGTTACCCTCGGCCTTGGCCCGGATGTACGCCTGGTAGAAGTGGCGAGCATCGCCGAGCTGGAAACCCGCCTGACCGAAAAGTCCGACTGGGACTTGGTCCTGCTCGACTTGAACATGCCGGGGGCCTATGGCTTCTCCGGGCTGGTCCTGCTGCGCGGGCAGTACCCGCAGATTCCGGTGGTGATGGTGTCGGCCCAGGAAGAAGCCGCGGTGGTGGTCAAGTCGCGCGAGTTCGGCGCCAGCGGCTTCATTCCCAAGTCGAGCCCGCTGGAGGTGATCCAGGACGCCGTGCAGAAGGTGCTCGACGGCGAGGTGTGGTGGCCGCCGCAGGCCTTTGACAAGGTCGATGTCTCGGCTGAAGCCAAGGCCGCCAGCGAGGGCCTGGCCAGCCTGACTCCGCAGCAGTTCCGCGTGCTTACCATGGTCTGCGAAGGTTTGCTGAACAAGCAGATCGCCTATGAGCTGAGCGTCTCGGAGGCGACCATCAAGGCCCACGTGACGGCGATCTTCCGCAAACTCGGCGTACGTACCCGGACCCAGGCCGCGCTGCTCTTGCAACAGCTTGAATCAGTTGCCAGCAGCTAA
- a CDS encoding diacylglycerol kinase, which produces MSPFKGQTGLKRIFNAAGYSLDGLRAAFKGEAAFRQLVLLNVLLIPTAFWLPVSRAERAIMIAVCMLGLVVELFNSAVEAAIDRISLERHPLSKNAKDMGSAAQLVSLVMVALVWGVILL; this is translated from the coding sequence ATGTCGCCATTCAAGGGCCAGACCGGCCTCAAACGTATCTTCAATGCCGCCGGCTATTCGCTGGACGGCCTGCGCGCGGCCTTCAAGGGCGAAGCCGCTTTCCGCCAGTTGGTCCTGCTCAATGTGCTGCTGATTCCGACCGCCTTCTGGCTGCCGGTCAGCCGCGCCGAGCGAGCCATCATGATCGCCGTGTGCATGCTGGGCTTGGTCGTCGAGTTGTTCAACTCTGCAGTTGAGGCTGCTATCGACCGCATCTCGCTGGAGCGCCACCCACTGTCGAAGAATGCCAAGGACATGGGTAGCGCTGCGCAGCTGGTGTCACTGGTCATGGTGGCGCTGGTCTGGGGCGTGATCCTGCTCTAG
- the finR gene encoding LysR family transcriptional regulator FinR yields MRFTLRQLQVFVAVAQHQSVSKAAGVLALSQSAASTSITELERQSSCQLFDRAGKRLSLNALGHQLLPQAVALLDQAKEIEDLLNGKSGFGSLSVGATLTIGNYLATLLIGSFMQVHPESQVKLHVQNTAHIVQQVAHYEIDLGLIEGDCNHPDLEVQPWVEDELVVFCAPQHPLAKLGRADIETLSQEAWILREQGSGTRLTFDQEMRHQRANLNIRLELEHTEAIKRAVESGLGIGCISRLALRDAFRRGSLVPVETPELDLSRQFYFIWHKQKYQTSAMREFLELCRSFTAGVRRSDEIVLPPIA; encoded by the coding sequence ATGCGATTCACCTTACGCCAGCTTCAAGTGTTCGTCGCCGTGGCTCAGCATCAAAGCGTGTCCAAAGCCGCCGGTGTGCTGGCGTTGTCGCAATCGGCCGCTAGTACCTCGATTACCGAACTGGAGCGCCAGTCCAGCTGCCAGCTGTTCGACCGCGCCGGTAAACGCCTGAGCCTCAACGCCCTGGGCCATCAGTTGCTGCCCCAGGCCGTTGCCCTGCTCGACCAGGCCAAGGAGATCGAAGACCTGCTCAATGGCAAGTCCGGCTTTGGCTCACTCTCGGTCGGCGCCACCCTGACCATCGGCAACTACCTCGCTACCCTGCTGATCGGCAGCTTCATGCAGGTGCACCCAGAAAGCCAGGTCAAGCTGCATGTGCAAAACACTGCGCACATTGTGCAACAGGTAGCCCACTACGAAATTGATTTGGGTCTGATCGAAGGCGATTGCAACCACCCCGATCTTGAAGTGCAACCCTGGGTCGAGGACGAGCTAGTGGTGTTCTGTGCGCCGCAGCATCCCTTGGCCAAGCTCGGCCGGGCGGACATCGAAACGCTGTCCCAGGAAGCGTGGATCCTGCGCGAGCAGGGCTCCGGCACCCGCCTGACCTTCGACCAGGAAATGCGCCACCAGCGCGCCAACCTCAATATCCGCCTGGAGCTGGAGCACACCGAGGCGATCAAGCGCGCCGTCGAGTCGGGCCTGGGTATCGGCTGCATCTCGCGCCTGGCCCTGCGCGATGCGTTCCGCCGCGGCAGCCTGGTGCCGGTGGAAACGCCCGAGCTAGACCTGTCGCGCCAGTTCTACTTCATCTGGCACAAGCAGAAGTACCAGACTTCCGCCATGCGCGAGTTCCTGGAACTGTGCCGCAGCTTCACCGCCGGGGTAAGGCGTAGTGACGAGATCGTATTGCCGCCAATCGCCTAG
- the fpr gene encoding ferredoxin-NADP reductase → MSNMNHERVLSVHHWNDTLFSFKCTRDPGLRFENGQFVMIGLQQETGRPLMRAYSIASPNWEEHLEFFSIKVPDGPLTSQLQHLKEGDEIIISKKPTGTLVLDDLNPGKHLYLLSTGTGLAPFMSVIQDPETYERFEKVILVHGVRYVNEVAYREFITEHLPQNEFFGEAVRDKLIYYPTVTREPFENQGRLTDLMRSGKLFSDIGLPPINPQDDRAMICGSPSMLDETSEVLDSFGLKISARMREPGDYLIERAFVEK, encoded by the coding sequence ATGAGCAACATGAACCACGAACGTGTCCTCAGTGTTCACCACTGGAACGACACCCTGTTCAGCTTCAAGTGCACCCGTGATCCGGGCCTGCGCTTTGAGAACGGTCAGTTCGTGATGATCGGCCTGCAGCAGGAGACCGGTCGTCCGCTCATGCGCGCCTACTCCATCGCTTCGCCGAACTGGGAAGAGCATCTGGAATTCTTCAGCATCAAGGTGCCTGACGGTCCGCTGACCTCCCAGCTGCAGCACCTGAAGGAAGGCGACGAGATCATCATCAGCAAGAAGCCTACCGGCACGCTGGTTCTCGATGACCTGAACCCGGGCAAGCACCTGTACCTGCTGAGCACCGGCACTGGCCTGGCGCCGTTCATGAGCGTCATCCAGGACCCAGAAACCTACGAGCGTTTCGAAAAGGTGATCCTGGTTCACGGCGTACGCTACGTCAACGAAGTGGCGTACCGCGAGTTCATCACCGAGCACCTGCCGCAGAACGAGTTCTTCGGCGAGGCGGTGCGTGACAAGCTGATCTACTACCCGACCGTGACCCGTGAGCCGTTCGAGAACCAAGGCCGTCTGACCGACCTGATGCGCAGCGGCAAACTGTTCAGCGACATCGGCCTGCCACCGATCAACCCGCAGGACGACCGCGCCATGATCTGCGGCAGCCCGAGCATGCTCGACGAAACCAGCGAAGTGCTCGACAGCTTCGGCCTGAAGATTTCGGCGCGTATGCGTGAGCCGGGTGACTACCTGATCGAGCGTGCTTTCGTCGAGAAGTAA